Proteins from a genomic interval of Thermoanaerobaculia bacterium:
- a CDS encoding alpha/beta hydrolase → MCLRSHARRILLLALLPTLSACVTMQPYSAAVRDLPAGRLIEIGGQQVSVERAGEGEPLVLLHGFGESTLSYAAVLPELAQRFAVVAIDLNGFGYTERPRDRASYTLAGQARLVLGVLDRLGLDRVRLAGHSYGGGIALYLAAEHPERIDRLLLIDNTLPLYASLRRNPLFAWRWVARMAAHTFALSDRVIEAGLERAYFDDSRVTPELVRSYAERLRIEGVTDAFHGLVGPSSEAPFRIDLAAIQTPALVVWGAEDELIEAEAARKSSSELPNSTFVSLPACGHTPMEECPQAFLAAALPFLLEEQPALGSAGAP, encoded by the coding sequence ATGTGCCTGCGCTCGCACGCCCGACGAATCCTGCTTCTCGCTCTGCTCCCCACGCTGTCGGCCTGCGTCACCATGCAGCCCTACTCCGCGGCCGTGCGTGATCTTCCTGCCGGACGGCTGATCGAGATCGGTGGCCAGCAGGTCTCGGTCGAGCGGGCCGGCGAGGGCGAGCCCCTCGTCCTGCTGCACGGTTTCGGCGAATCGACCCTCTCCTACGCCGCCGTCCTGCCGGAGCTCGCGCAGCGGTTCGCGGTGGTGGCGATCGACTTGAACGGCTTCGGCTACACCGAGCGCCCGCGCGATCGCGCGAGCTACACCCTGGCCGGGCAAGCGCGCCTCGTGCTGGGCGTTCTCGACCGGCTGGGGCTCGACCGCGTGCGCCTCGCCGGGCACTCGTACGGCGGGGGCATCGCCCTCTACCTCGCGGCAGAGCATCCGGAGCGGATCGACCGGCTGCTGCTCATCGACAACACTCTGCCGCTCTATGCCAGCCTGCGCCGCAACCCGCTCTTCGCCTGGCGTTGGGTCGCCCGGATGGCGGCGCACACCTTCGCGCTCTCCGACCGCGTCATCGAAGCCGGTCTCGAAAGAGCCTACTTCGACGATTCCAGAGTCACCCCGGAGCTGGTGCGGAGCTACGCCGAGCGCCTGCGCATCGAGGGCGTCACGGACGCCTTTCACGGCCTCGTCGGCCCCTCCTCCGAGGCGCCCTTCCGGATCGACCTCGCGGCGATCCAGACACCGGCGCTGGTGGTCTGGGGTGCGGAGGACGAGCTGATCGAGGCCGAAGCCGCCCGCAAGAGCTCGAGTGAGCTCCCCAATTCGACCTTCGTCAGCCTTCCCGCCTGCGGCCACACCCCGATGGAAGAGTGTCCGCAGGCCTTCCTCGCCGCGGCGCTGCCATTCCTGCTCGAGGAGCAGCCCGCCCTGGGAAGCGCGGG